From Haemorhous mexicanus isolate bHaeMex1 chromosome 2, bHaeMex1.pri, whole genome shotgun sequence, the proteins below share one genomic window:
- the M6PR gene encoding cation-dependent mannose-6-phosphate receptor, giving the protein MRVSRGSLFPVGGGAWSRGGRRMSPTCHTSALLLVFVALAVAGAEQSEERSCDVVGDESSESQMERALLKKLEPLSHMRFNVTVEKGKTENYIYHFRVCREVNSTSHDFGGLVQTDKQNGKTTVIGRINETQVFNGSDWIMLIYKGGDSYGRHCSGEKRRAVIMISCKRGVTASSFSIISEEREKEQECFYLFEMDSSLACPAENSHLSVGSILLITFVSLIAVYIIGGFLYQRLIVGAKGMEQIPHFAFWQDLGNLVADGCDFVCRSKPRNAPATYRGVGDDQLGEESEERDDHLLPM; this is encoded by the exons ATGCGCGTGAGCCGCGGGTCTCTCTTCCCTGTGGGCGGCGGCGCCTGGTCCCGGGGCGGCCGCAG GATGTCACCAACTTGCCATAcctctgccttgctgctggTCTTTGTGGCCCTGGCTGTAGCGGGGGCCGAGCAGTCAGAAGAGAGGAGCTGTGATGTGGTTGGTGATGAGAGCAGTGAGTCACAAATGGAGAGAGCCCTGCTGAAGAAGCTGGAGCCCCTGAGCCACATGAG gtTTAACGTGACTGTGGAGAAGGGCAAAACAGAAAACTACATCTACCATTtcagggtgtgcagggaggTCAACAGCACCTCGCACGACTTCGGTGGCCTGGTGCAAACAGACAAACAGAATGGAAAGACCACGGTGATAGGAAGAATCAATGAAACCCAGGTCTTCAATGGAA GTGACTGGATCATGCTGATTTATAAGGGAGGTGATTCATACGGCAGGCACTGCAGTGGTGAGAAGAGGCGAGCTGTGATAATGATTTCTTGCAAGCGGGGAGTGACAGCG AGTTCATTCAGCATTATTTCTGAAGAGcgggaaaaggagcaggagtgTTTCTACCTCTTTGAAATGGACAGCAGTCTGGCTTGTCCAGCTGAGAATTCCCACCTCAGTGTTGGCTCCATTCTACTGATCAC GTTTGTGTCACTGATTGCAGTCTACATCATTGGTGGGTTCCTCTACCAGCGCCTCATTGTGGGAGCAAAGGGCATGGAGCAGATTCCTCACTTTGCCTTCTGGCAAGATCTGGGCAATTTGGTGGCA GATGGCTGTGACTTTGTGTGCCGATCCAAGCCTCGGAACGCGCCAGCCACGTACCGCGGCGTGGGGGATGaccagctgggagaggagtcAGAAGAACGGGATGACCACTTGCTGCCCATGTGA
- the PHC1 gene encoding polyhomeotic-like protein 1 isoform X3: MPQLGNLLQVNRTLGRNVPLASQLILMPNGAVAAVQQEVPPTQSPGVHADTDQVQNLAVRSQQTSATNAQLQGSAQKTALPGSSQASGLPQAAGTGQTMAVAQASSSGAAQSLNLSQGAAGSNGVSGGVVATGGSQPSMGLSQSSSAGAAGGCQRKGTGVVQPLPVAAAQAVTVSQGSQTETENAAAKKGDTDSGGQQTVGMNLTRTATPAPSQTLISSATYTQIQPHSLIQQQQQIHLQKQVVIQQQIAIHHQQQFQHRQSQLLHTATHLQLAQQQQQQQAASLTQQQQQQAQPPQQQAPPQNQQQAQTLVVQPMLQSQPPHLQLQQDSPCQPATKSPVPIQSKSLVTPIKPPQLGPAKMSATQQPPPHIPVQVVGTRQQGSGQAQALGLAQIAAAVPTSRGMPAVVQPVSQTHAASPSSSSAPASSQEAPPLTTGVNLAQVQGTAHMVKSPASSPVAAQMPAAFYMQSVQLPGKSQTLAVKRKAESEEEKEEPASVTTLLPARSSPVTDSPKNMEEKSGLGDNSDTAAVATPNATSSEGVSATPTSASTPNLALVSRQMGDSKPPQAIVKPQILTHIIEGFVIQEGAEPFPVGCSQLLKESEKPLQGEAPGQNENLSSNSLGEDSASMELDKKANLLKCEYCGKYAPASQFRGSKRFCSMTCAKRYNVSCSHQFRLQRKKMKEFQEANYARVRRRGPRRSSSEIARTKIQGKRHRGQEDSSRGSDNSSYDEALSPTSPGPLSVRASHGERDLANSNMAPPTPDLHGINPVFLSSNPSRWSVEEVYEFIASLQGCQEIAEEFRSQEIDGQALLLLKEEHLMSAMNIKLGPALKICAKINVLKET, encoded by the exons GTGCAGAACTTGGCTGTGAGGAGCCAGCAGACCTCTGCCACTAACGCCCAGCTCCAAGGCTCTGCTCAGAAGACGgccctgccaggcagctcccaggcttCGGGCTTACCGCAGGCCGCCGGCACGGGCCAGACCATGGCCGTGGCCCAGGCCTCCTCCAGCGGGGCAGCCCAGTCCCTCAACCTGAGCCAGGGAGCAGCGGGCAGCAATGGTGTCTCCGGGGGCGTGGTGGCCACTGGTGGGAGCCAGCCCTCGATGGGACTGAGCCAGAGCTCctcagcaggtgctgctggcgGTTGCCAGAGGAAGGGCACGGGGGTGGTTCAGCCGCTGCCGGTGGCGGCTGCCCAGGCCGTGACtgtcagccagggcagccagacAGAGACGGAGAACGCAGCTGCAAAGAAGGGTGACACAGACAGCGGTGGACAGCAAACGGTGGGCATGAACCTCACCAGGACCGCTACGCCAGCACCCAGCCAGACACTGATCAGTTCAG CAACATATACGCAGATCCAGCCACACTCATTGatccaacagcagcagcagatccatCTGCAGAAGCAGGTGGTGATCCAGCAGCAGATAGCCATTCATCACCAGCAGCAGTTCCAGCACCGCCAGTCCCAGCTCCTCCACACAGCCACCCATCTCCAGCTGGctcaacagcagcaacagcagcaagcagcatctctgacccagcagcagcagcagcaagctcagcctccacagcagcaggctccccctcaaaaccagcagcaggcacagaccCTTGTGGTGCAACCTATGTTGCAGTCTCAGCCACCGCATTTACAGCTCCAGCAGGACAGTCCGTGCCAGCCAGCCACCAAGTCACCTGTTCCTATCCAGTCAAAATCTCTGGTCACCCCCATCAAACCCCCTCAGCTTGGGCCTGCCAAAATGTCAGCAACACAGCAGCCTCCACCACACATCCCAGTGCAGGTAGTGGGCACCcggcagcagggctcaggccaaGCCCAAGCGCTGGGCTTGGCTCAGATTGCTGCAGCGGTGCCGACTTCACGGGGAATGCCAGCTGTAGTCCAGCCTGTTTCCCAAACCCATGCTGCTTCCCCATCATCATCTTCAGCTCCAGCATCCTCACAGGAAGCTCCCCCTCTCACCACAGGGGTGAATTTGGCACAAGTTCAAGGCACAGCCCACATGGTGAAGAGCCCAGCTTCCTCTCCAGTTGCGGCTCAGATGCCAGCAGCATTCTACATGCAGTCTGTCCAGTTGCCA GGCAAATCTCAAACCTTGGCAGTAAAGCGCAAGGCAGAgtcagaggaagagaaggaggagccAGCCAGTGTCACCACACTCCTGCCTGCCAGGTCCTCTCCTGTAACAGACAGCCCCAAAAACATGGAGGAGAAGAGTGGCCTTGGAG ATAATTCTGATACTGCTGCCGTTGCAACTCCAAACGCCACATCAAGTGAAGGAGTCTCAGCCACCCCCACCTCTgcttccaccccaaacctggcATTGGTGTCACGTCAGATGGGAGACTCCAAACCTCCTCAAGCCATCGTCAAGCCCCAGATCCTCACACACATCATTGAAGGCTTTGTCatccaggagggagcagagccctttcca GTGGGTTGTTCTCAGCTGCTGAAAGAATCTGAGAAGCCACTGCAGGGAGAGGCTCCTGGTCAGAATGAAAACCTGTCCAGCAATTCTCTGGGAGAGGATAGTGCTTCCATGG AGCTTGACAAGAAGGCAAACTTGTTGAAGTGTGAATATTGTGGGAAGTATGCCCCAGCAAGCCAGTTCCGTGGCTCCAAGAGGTTTTGTTCGATGACTTGTGCTAAAAG GTACAATGTCAGCTGCAGCCATCAGTTCCGGCTGCAGAGAAAGAAGATGAAGGAATTCCAGGAAGCCAACTATGCCCGTGTGCGCCGACGGGGACCACGGCGCAGCAGCTCCGAAATCGCTCGAACGAAGATCCAGGGCAAGCGCCACAGG GGCCAGGAAGACTCAAGTCGAGGCTCTGATAACTCCAGCTATGATGAAGCTTTGTCCCCTACATCTCCAGGACCCCTGTCAGTAAGGGCCAGTCATGGAGAGAGGGACCTGGCAAACTCTAATATGGCCCCCCCTACCCCAGATCTACATGGCATCAACCCAGTCTTCCTGTCCAGCAACCCTAGTCGTTGGAGTGTGGAGGAAGTGTACGAGTTCATTGCATCATTGCAAG GGTGCCAGGAAATTGCTGAGGAATTTCGGTCACAGGAAATTGATGGTCAGGCCCTGTTGCTTCTGAAGGAGGAACATCTCATGAGTGCCATGAACATCAAGCTGGGACCAGCTCTCAAGATCTGTGCCAAGATCAATGTCCTAAAGGAGACCTAA
- the LOC132323316 gene encoding killer cell lectin-like receptor subfamily G member 1, producing the protein MEASRSEISAADESEEVTYTSVKFSQTPPPRAKAPQGKRASRLWSAVLKGLAIGFGTLSISLAIALIWKMSDGHPHCPQQWVAYRESCYSFSTEKKDWNSSQESCRAQGAHLLVISDTLEMDLFKRIRVECFWIGLRNSTSFGWIWEDGSVLSDARVHSNSPVQNCAVLMEDQIRASSCEVPALWICEKKLR; encoded by the exons ATGGAGGCAAGCAGATCAGAAATTTCTGCAGCTGATGAGAGCGAGGAAGTAACTTATACTTCTGTCAAATTCTCTCAGACTCCTCCTCCAAGGGCCAAAGCTCCACAGGGGAAAAGAG cTTCCCGTCTGTGGTCAGCAGTTCTGAAGGGCTTGGCCATAGGCTTTGGCACACTGAGCATCTCCCTGGCAATTGCTTTGATTTGGAAGATGA GTGACGGCCACCCACACTGCCCTCAACAGTGGGTGGCCTACAGAGAGAGCTGCTActccttctccacagagaaGAAGGACTGGAATTCCAGCCAGGAatcctgcagggcacagggagctcacCTTCTGGTGATCAGTGATACCTTGGAGATG GATCTGTTCAAGCGTATTCGAGTAGAATGTTTCTGGATTGGACTGAGGAACAGTACAAGctttggatggatttgggaggATGGCTCTGTATTAAGTGATGCCAG GGTCCACTCTAACAGCCCTGTGCAAAATTGTGCTGTCCTGATGGAAGATCAGATTCGTGCCTCCAGCTGTGAAGTTCCGGCTCTGTGGATCTGTGAGAAAAAGCTTAGATAA